Proteins encoded within one genomic window of Nitrospina gracilis 3/211:
- a CDS encoding RHS repeat domain-containing protein, which produces MNTCFTTGFIRDKIGRITQKTETVNGVTHVFEYDYDLRGKLKEVKKDSVVTASYSYDDNGNRLNNGAMYDAQDRLISTNTATYTYTDNGELLSKTEGGQATTYSYDVLGNLISVTLPDGTLVEYVIDGRNRRIGKKVNGTLEQGWLYKDALNPIAELDGAGNVTARYVYASKANVPDYIIKGGVTYRVISDHLGSPRQVINTGDGTVAQQMDFDEWGNVTVDTNPGFQPFGFAGGLYDQDTKLVRFGARDYDPETGRWTIKDPIRFEGGDSNLYG; this is translated from the coding sequence ATCAACACCTGTTTCACGACCGGATTCATCCGGGATAAAATCGGACGCATCACTCAAAAGACGGAAACGGTCAACGGAGTTACCCATGTTTTTGAATATGATTATGATCTACGTGGCAAGCTGAAAGAGGTGAAAAAAGATTCTGTTGTAACAGCAAGCTATTCCTATGACGATAATGGAAATCGTTTGAATAATGGAGCGATGTACGATGCTCAAGATCGTCTGATCTCGACAAACACCGCAACTTATACTTACACTGATAACGGTGAATTGTTGTCGAAAACGGAAGGTGGTCAAGCAACTACATATAGCTACGATGTCTTGGGCAACCTGATATCCGTGACTTTGCCGGATGGTACATTGGTCGAATATGTCATCGATGGCAGGAATAGAAGGATTGGAAAGAAAGTCAATGGAACTCTAGAGCAGGGTTGGCTGTACAAGGATGCCTTGAATCCCATTGCGGAACTAGATGGTGCGGGCAATGTGACGGCCCGGTATGTCTATGCCTCCAAAGCAAACGTGCCGGATTATATTATTAAAGGAGGCGTCACATATAGAGTGATTTCCGATCATCTTGGTTCCCCTCGGCAAGTCATAAACACGGGTGATGGAACCGTTGCCCAACAAATGGACTTTGATGAATGGGGAAATGTGACTGTAGACACGAATCCCGGGTTTCAACCGTTTGGGTTCGCGGGTGGCTTGTATGACCAGGACACGAAATTAGTGCGATTTGGAGCGCGGGACTATGATCCGGAGACGGGCAGATGGACCATTAAGGACCCTATCCGGTTTGAGGGAGGCGACTCGAATCTCTATGGT
- a CDS encoding P-II family nitrogen regulator: protein MSGIELHPMKEIKIIVEGEHLHFVTDILDRIKASGYTIFSNISGKGHHGFHEGHLMFNDTSSLQMVLTIVPEEKLDPILSALKPFLERHSGGVFVLEASVLRRDHFAPKDS, encoded by the coding sequence ATGAGTGGTATTGAACTTCATCCAATGAAAGAAATAAAAATCATTGTCGAGGGAGAGCATCTGCATTTTGTGACGGATATCCTGGATCGGATCAAAGCCAGCGGCTATACGATTTTCAGCAACATTTCAGGAAAAGGGCATCACGGCTTTCATGAGGGCCACCTGATGTTCAATGACACAAGCAGCTTGCAGATGGTCCTCACCATCGTGCCGGAAGAAAAACTGGATCCCATTCTCTCCGCACTCAAGCCGTTTCTGGAGCGTCACTCCGGAGGGGTTTTCGTGCTGGAGGCCAGCGTGCTTCGAAGGGATCATTTCGCGCCCAAGGATTCATAG
- a CDS encoding DUF2309 domain-containing protein has product MNRLEVKEMVPPSELQRMELRSLVNLAGETISYFWPMKTFIHHNPLHGLEEMSFEKAIKEGERVFGGRGYLCNEEYRSYFQQGRISEKAVKDALKDVSQDAVIAIGDRKLSHQEILRAILVHGTGKIAPDVSSAVLKPSLSQPGVRNLVDKIQELTNNNQRGSFLTEHGCQEQEDLGTKYTMGEWCDQSLGTTVQDQLNNEFIKWCAGFLDEGHASWHMPCREKTFYGGWKELAQEESAGAMLGISNWQTKIRELPDRPEDSILESLSLMKLPKELWSNYFTLKLTRMSGWTGFIKWRADQTDYEWQSSYPIDLVQYMAVRMFYEREFVARACEDKLGIPGNYTAIQSYLKNHSIGYGLYKEYQLRGLPDELEGSLNASLFIQNPLRIDALDRCDPELIAKWERIRQQQETDVQALVILHLARSLALPVQDFLKSTPEALTTLLDWVEEFPESQHGPIWLQAFESSYIKEFVKQVSPNFQKLRKDDSSEEKPPESRPLAQAVFCIDVRSEGFRRHLEEVGGNETFGFAGFFGVPICYQGFSSEQQTDQCPVLLKPKHIVREIPRAYQGWDAEKYIVRQKLAKTGNALLEELKENVITPYVMVEAIGWFYGFKLFGQTLHPKLFKSFISLVKDPFDVPLNTTLTVDKISREEAQEMVASQHRAAIYKLLIKRYGRKGAAVPHDQIERLRQLAMQENPAQSNGNSELLRLLRWTETDLDQFIKVLRKDFDITERDEAHRMHRITQTGFTVTEQAHFVETALRIMGFTKSFARLVLLCAHGSTSDNNPYESALDCGACGGNHGVSNARTLAVMANKPQVRQMLAQKGLIIPADTHFLPGQHDTTTDEVKLFDLEDVPATHRKDLLRLQQDLKTAGENNSKERLSRFPDEPKRKGDFEALPLTKKRSVDWSQVRPEWGLSKHTTFIAGRRLLTQGINLEGRAFLHSYDSSQDPNGKYLEIIMTAPMVVGNWINMEHYFSTVDPEVYGSGSKVYHNVVGRLGVMYGTQSDLCIGLPIQTVYDGDKPFHEPMRLFAIIEAPPKKITDVMARHEFLQEMLRNQWIHLVALDPDSMEFFLFQSPDDWEPIQ; this is encoded by the coding sequence ATGAATCGTCTCGAAGTCAAAGAAATGGTTCCGCCAAGTGAATTGCAGCGGATGGAATTGCGTTCACTCGTTAATCTGGCGGGTGAAACGATCTCGTATTTCTGGCCGATGAAAACCTTCATCCACCACAATCCGCTTCATGGATTGGAGGAAATGTCCTTTGAGAAGGCCATAAAAGAAGGTGAGCGGGTTTTTGGAGGTCGCGGTTATCTTTGCAATGAAGAGTACCGGAGTTACTTCCAACAGGGCCGGATTTCTGAGAAGGCGGTAAAGGATGCTTTGAAGGACGTGTCCCAGGATGCGGTGATCGCGATTGGCGACCGCAAACTCTCCCATCAGGAAATTTTAAGGGCCATCCTCGTTCATGGAACTGGAAAAATCGCCCCGGATGTCAGTTCGGCGGTTTTAAAGCCTTCCCTGAGCCAGCCGGGGGTGAGGAATCTGGTAGATAAAATTCAGGAGTTGACGAATAACAACCAGCGGGGATCGTTCCTCACAGAGCATGGATGTCAGGAGCAGGAGGATCTGGGAACAAAGTACACCATGGGAGAATGGTGCGATCAATCTTTGGGGACCACCGTGCAGGATCAGTTGAACAATGAGTTCATCAAATGGTGCGCGGGGTTTCTCGATGAAGGGCATGCTTCCTGGCACATGCCGTGTCGCGAAAAAACTTTTTATGGCGGATGGAAGGAATTGGCTCAGGAGGAATCAGCGGGAGCCATGCTGGGAATTTCAAACTGGCAGACCAAAATCCGGGAGCTGCCGGACCGGCCCGAAGATTCCATTTTGGAAAGCCTGTCTTTAATGAAGCTTCCCAAGGAATTGTGGAGCAACTATTTTACATTGAAGTTGACACGCATGTCCGGCTGGACCGGGTTCATCAAATGGCGTGCGGACCAGACCGACTACGAGTGGCAGAGCTCCTATCCCATCGACCTGGTCCAGTACATGGCTGTCCGCATGTTTTATGAGCGGGAATTTGTGGCGCGGGCGTGTGAAGATAAACTGGGGATTCCCGGAAACTATACAGCGATACAATCCTACCTGAAAAATCATTCCATTGGGTACGGTCTCTATAAAGAATATCAATTGCGAGGCCTGCCGGATGAATTGGAAGGCAGCCTGAATGCGTCCTTGTTCATTCAAAATCCACTGAGAATCGATGCCTTGGACCGGTGTGATCCGGAACTGATTGCAAAATGGGAACGAATCCGGCAACAGCAGGAGACGGATGTTCAAGCCCTCGTCATTTTGCACCTGGCACGATCTCTGGCTCTTCCGGTTCAGGACTTTTTGAAAAGCACACCGGAGGCCTTGACCACGTTGCTCGATTGGGTTGAGGAGTTTCCGGAATCGCAGCATGGACCCATCTGGCTCCAGGCTTTTGAATCCAGTTACATCAAGGAGTTTGTCAAACAGGTTTCCCCCAACTTTCAGAAATTGCGCAAGGACGATTCTTCGGAAGAAAAACCTCCGGAGTCGCGCCCGCTGGCCCAGGCGGTCTTTTGCATAGATGTTCGTTCCGAAGGCTTTCGAAGACACCTGGAGGAGGTGGGTGGAAACGAAACGTTTGGTTTCGCCGGCTTTTTTGGGGTTCCGATCTGTTATCAGGGGTTTTCCAGCGAGCAGCAAACGGACCAATGCCCGGTCCTTCTGAAGCCCAAGCACATCGTCAGGGAAATCCCCCGTGCCTATCAAGGCTGGGATGCTGAAAAATATATAGTCCGCCAGAAACTCGCCAAGACCGGGAATGCACTTCTCGAGGAATTAAAGGAAAACGTGATCACGCCTTATGTCATGGTCGAGGCAATTGGCTGGTTTTATGGATTCAAGCTTTTTGGCCAGACGTTGCATCCCAAGCTGTTCAAGTCTTTTATCTCCCTGGTGAAGGACCCGTTTGACGTCCCCTTAAACACCACATTGACCGTTGACAAAATCAGCCGCGAAGAAGCCCAGGAAATGGTCGCGTCCCAGCATCGGGCAGCCATCTACAAATTATTGATAAAGCGGTATGGTCGCAAGGGTGCCGCCGTTCCTCATGACCAGATCGAACGGTTGCGCCAACTGGCAATGCAGGAAAACCCAGCTCAATCCAACGGGAATTCCGAATTGCTCCGGTTGTTGCGTTGGACCGAAACCGATCTGGACCAGTTTATTAAAGTGCTCAGGAAAGACTTCGATATTACGGAGCGGGATGAGGCCCACCGGATGCACCGAATCACCCAGACCGGTTTTACAGTCACAGAGCAAGCCCATTTTGTGGAAACCGCTCTCCGGATAATGGGATTCACCAAATCGTTTGCCCGTCTCGTCCTGCTTTGTGCGCATGGCAGCACTTCCGACAACAATCCCTACGAATCCGCCCTGGATTGCGGGGCTTGCGGCGGTAACCACGGGGTCTCCAACGCGAGGACTCTGGCGGTCATGGCCAACAAACCCCAGGTCCGGCAAATGCTGGCCCAAAAGGGCCTGATAATCCCGGCCGATACGCATTTCCTGCCGGGTCAGCACGACACGACCACGGATGAGGTGAAACTTTTTGACCTGGAAGATGTTCCAGCGACCCATCGAAAGGACTTGCTCCGCCTTCAACAGGACCTGAAGACGGCGGGTGAAAACAATAGCAAGGAACGCCTGTCCCGCTTTCCGGACGAACCCAAAAGGAAAGGGGATTTCGAGGCCCTGCCGCTCACCAAAAAACGGAGCGTGGACTGGTCACAGGTCCGGCCGGAATGGGGACTGTCCAAGCATACCACTTTCATTGCAGGGCGGCGGTTGTTGACTCAGGGAATCAATCTGGAAGGCCGGGCGTTTTTGCATTCCTACGATTCCAGTCAGGACCCAAATGGGAAGTATCTGGAGATCATCATGACCGCTCCGATGGTCGTCGGAAACTGGATTAACATGGAGCATTACTTTTCCACCGTTGACCCTGAAGTCTATGGGAGCGGAAGCAAGGTGTATCACAACGTGGTCGGCCGTCTGGGTGTCATGTATGGGACCCAGAGTGATCTATGTATTGGACTTCCCATCCAAACGGTATATGATGGAGACAAACCTTTCCATGAGCCCATGCGGTTGTTCGCAATTATTGAGGCTCCTCCGAAAAAAATTACGGACGTCATGGCGAGACATGAATTCCTCCAGGAAATGTTAAGAAATCAATGGATTCATCTTGTTGCTCTGGATCCCGATAGCATGGAGTTTTTTCTCTTTCAATCGCCTGACGATTGGGAGCCAATTCAATAA
- a CDS encoding NADH-quinone oxidoreductase subunit 5 family protein, whose translation MKALPGKDNNYPMTIPLFIIIFPLLAAVLIGFFGERMKSHVARVGVVATASAFFISVSTLYQVSTQGPVHIMLWPLDSGGASVFKLGLLIDRLTAVMMVLITSVSTVIHVYSIRYLEGDSGYIRFFALLSFITFVILSLVSSSNLFMLFVFWSLLSWALYLILVFNYSHPDARKNAFKTFIVHRVGDVCFLFGIFLAYRYFGTLEFSELFRAARQTQTISLLPGNILDVNAVSVISLLIFVGAMAKSAQFPLHVWLPDTMDSPTPVSALMHAGIVNAGGFLLNRLAPFYALSPTTLHVVFLIGVLTVLLGASMMLVQNDIKKTLGFSTMGQMGYMIMECGLGAFALAIFHLIAHGLFKATLFLRAGQGIHDARDEPEFPHESEHEPVRAPNQLSWYTGLILTLIMPLIILMVAHDVLDVPLKDANGAVIFLFFAWVTASQAMFSLYRLHPVGSWAVVSAMIGSLFFIVFVYLWAGEAFTHFIYHEPGVAAGFFKAAAFNPKVFDMLVLLATLLIIFGWVVIYTNSRGQSVFMKSWVVSIRNHMYILLVNRFYLDLFYVRCGSNLLRWAQKVAHRF comes from the coding sequence TTGAAGGCTTTACCGGGCAAGGACAATAATTACCCAATGACAATTCCATTATTTATTATTATCTTCCCGCTTCTGGCGGCAGTCCTCATCGGTTTCTTCGGCGAGCGCATGAAATCGCATGTGGCCAGGGTGGGGGTTGTCGCAACGGCGAGCGCATTCTTTATCTCAGTTTCGACTCTTTATCAGGTGAGTACTCAGGGGCCTGTTCATATCATGTTGTGGCCTTTGGATTCCGGTGGAGCCTCGGTATTTAAGTTGGGTCTACTGATCGATCGCCTGACGGCTGTCATGATGGTGTTGATCACCAGTGTCAGCACTGTCATTCATGTTTACTCGATCCGTTATCTGGAAGGCGACTCCGGTTACATCCGGTTTTTCGCCCTGTTGAGTTTTATAACTTTTGTAATCCTTTCCCTTGTTTCCAGTTCAAACCTGTTCATGTTGTTTGTGTTCTGGTCTCTGTTGAGCTGGGCGCTCTACCTTATTCTTGTATTTAATTATTCTCATCCGGATGCGAGGAAAAACGCGTTTAAGACTTTTATCGTGCATCGAGTCGGCGACGTATGCTTTCTTTTCGGCATCTTTCTGGCCTACAGGTATTTCGGGACTCTTGAGTTTTCCGAGTTATTCCGGGCCGCCAGGCAGACCCAAACGATTTCCCTGCTGCCCGGAAATATTCTCGATGTCAACGCGGTCTCTGTAATCAGTTTGCTCATTTTTGTGGGCGCCATGGCGAAGTCGGCGCAGTTTCCCCTGCATGTATGGTTGCCGGATACCATGGATTCACCCACACCGGTTTCCGCCCTCATGCATGCGGGTATCGTCAATGCGGGCGGATTTTTATTGAACCGGCTTGCTCCTTTTTACGCTCTCTCGCCAACAACGCTTCATGTGGTTTTTCTGATTGGGGTCCTGACGGTGTTGCTCGGGGCTTCCATGATGCTGGTTCAAAATGATATCAAGAAAACTCTGGGTTTTTCGACCATGGGGCAAATGGGCTACATGATCATGGAATGCGGGCTGGGGGCCTTTGCGCTGGCAATCTTTCATTTGATCGCCCATGGGCTCTTTAAAGCGACCCTGTTTTTACGGGCAGGGCAGGGCATTCATGACGCGCGGGATGAACCCGAGTTTCCGCATGAATCGGAGCATGAACCGGTGAGGGCCCCCAACCAGTTGTCCTGGTATACGGGTTTGATCCTTACCCTGATCATGCCGCTGATCATTCTGATGGTGGCCCACGACGTTTTGGATGTTCCTTTAAAGGATGCCAATGGAGCCGTCATCTTCCTCTTTTTCGCATGGGTGACGGCCTCCCAGGCAATGTTCAGCTTGTATCGTCTTCACCCGGTGGGTTCATGGGCGGTTGTCAGTGCGATGATCGGCTCCCTGTTTTTCATTGTGTTCGTTTATCTTTGGGCCGGCGAGGCGTTCACCCATTTTATTTATCATGAGCCGGGTGTGGCTGCCGGGTTTTTCAAGGCAGCGGCTTTCAATCCAAAAGTTTTTGACATGCTCGTATTGCTGGCCACGCTCCTCATCATTTTTGGCTGGGTTGTCATCTATACCAATTCCCGGGGCCAGTCTGTTTTCATGAAGAGCTGGGTGGTTTCCATCCGCAATCATATGTACATCCTTTTGGTCAATCGGTTTTATCTGGACCTTTTCTATGTGCGGTGTGGCAGTAACCTGTTGCGATGGGCTCAAAAGGTAGCTCACCGTTTTTAA
- a CDS encoding helix-turn-helix transcriptional regulator, with protein sequence MSTRKIATPSWTFLTNHAHVLLCLAKNPSERIRDLADEVGITERAVQRIIVELEADGYLEHRRDGRRNVYKVFSRKPLRHSIEKHRKVQDLIRLINK encoded by the coding sequence ATGAGCACAAGAAAAATAGCTACCCCGTCGTGGACGTTCTTAACGAATCATGCGCATGTTCTATTGTGCCTTGCCAAAAACCCGTCTGAACGCATACGGGACCTGGCGGATGAAGTTGGAATCACGGAACGTGCAGTTCAACGCATTATTGTGGAACTGGAGGCGGACGGATACCTGGAGCACCGTCGAGATGGAAGAAGGAACGTATACAAGGTTTTCAGTCGCAAGCCCTTGCGGCATTCAATAGAAAAGCATCGGAAGGTCCAGGACCTGATCCGGTTGATTAATAAATGA
- a CDS encoding DUF502 domain-containing protein, whose protein sequence is MITDFKRRLRNIFITGLLVTLPIAFTVFILNFLFKTLDNWLSPMFTKLLIFAGAPIPPDFRLPGLGVIMTLLFIFLIGIFTKNIFGAKLVQVWETIVEKIPVVRSIYTGAKQVVTTIAQTDTKAFSKVVMVEFPRKGIYSLGFVTNETRGEVQALTDEDLINVFVPTTPNPTSGFLVFVPKEDVTVLSMTVEEGLKFIISCGIVTPPYIPGKEAEAKRNLPV, encoded by the coding sequence GTGATTACCGACTTCAAACGGCGACTTCGCAACATCTTCATCACCGGGCTGCTCGTCACACTGCCCATCGCGTTCACCGTCTTCATCCTGAACTTCCTGTTCAAGACGCTGGACAACTGGCTGTCGCCGATGTTCACCAAACTGCTCATCTTCGCCGGCGCGCCCATTCCGCCGGACTTCCGCCTGCCCGGCCTCGGCGTCATCATGACGCTGTTGTTTATTTTCCTGATCGGCATCTTCACCAAAAACATCTTCGGCGCGAAACTCGTGCAGGTGTGGGAAACCATCGTCGAGAAAATTCCCGTCGTGCGCAGCATCTACACCGGCGCCAAACAGGTGGTGACCACCATCGCGCAGACCGACACCAAAGCCTTCAGCAAGGTGGTGATGGTCGAGTTCCCGCGCAAGGGCATCTATTCGCTGGGCTTCGTCACCAACGAAACCCGCGGCGAGGTGCAGGCGCTCACCGACGAAGACCTCATCAACGTGTTCGTGCCCACCACGCCCAATCCCACCTCCGGCTTCCTCGTCTTCGTGCCGAAGGAGGACGTCACCGTGCTCTCCATGACCGTCGAGGAAGGCCTGAAATTCATCATATCCTGCGGCATCGTCACCCCGCCGTACATTCCGGGTAAGGAAGCGGAAGCAAAACGGAACCTGCCGGTGTGA
- a CDS encoding RluA family pseudouridine synthase, with amino-acid sequence MKDSATPGLTILYVDNHLIAVDKPAGVLTQSDAPGAPNLLDQTRDWIKNEYGKPGKVYLGLVHRLDRPVSGVVLFARTSKGASRLSEQFRNHTARKFYLARVEGAPEKESDRLVHYLRKERSMKATVFPRPTPEAKQAELTYTVLEKRGETSLVEVELHTGRFHQIRAQLAFLGHPLVGDAKYRAQSTLPEGRIALHAHKLIVTHPTTGETIALESPAPEDWPLASA; translated from the coding sequence GTGAAGGATTCCGCCACGCCCGGCCTCACCATCCTTTACGTGGACAACCACCTCATCGCCGTGGACAAACCGGCAGGCGTACTGACGCAATCGGATGCCCCCGGCGCGCCCAACCTGCTCGATCAAACCCGCGACTGGATCAAAAACGAATACGGCAAACCGGGTAAGGTGTACCTGGGACTGGTGCACCGGCTGGACCGGCCCGTCTCCGGCGTCGTCCTGTTCGCGCGCACCTCGAAAGGCGCATCGCGCCTGTCGGAACAGTTCCGCAACCACACCGCGCGCAAGTTTTATCTGGCCCGGGTCGAAGGCGCGCCGGAAAAAGAATCCGACCGCCTCGTGCATTATTTAAGGAAAGAGAGATCGATGAAAGCCACGGTGTTCCCGCGCCCCACGCCGGAAGCGAAACAAGCCGAACTCACTTATACCGTGCTGGAGAAACGGGGCGAGACCTCTTTAGTCGAGGTGGAGTTGCACACCGGACGCTTCCACCAGATCCGCGCGCAGTTGGCGTTTCTCGGCCATCCGCTGGTGGGCGACGCCAAGTACCGCGCCCAATCGACTTTGCCGGAAGGCCGCATCGCCCTCCACGCTCACAAACTAATCGTCACCCACCCCACCACCGGCGAAACCATCGCTCTCGAAAGTCCCGCCCCCGAAGACTGGCCGCTCGCCTCTGCCTGA